The DNA segment GTCGAGGGCTGAACATCGTAGGCCGGGGCGTGACAGGCGCGGCATTTGATGCTTCAAAGCGTCGACCGCCCCCGCACCCCAGTGAGCATGTCCCGTGGCCGAGCCGAACTTCCTTCTCCAGGACATCTGGTACTTCGCCCTGCCCGGCCAGGAGCTGAAGCCGGGAACGATGCGGGCCAAGAGCCTGCTGGACCAGCCGGTGCTTCTGGGCCGCACTGCGGCGGGCGAGGTGTTCGCGCTGCGCGACATCTGCCCGCACCGGGGCATCCCGCTCTCCTGCGGCCGCTTCGACGGGCGCGAGGTGGAGTGCCGCTATCACGGCTGGCGCTTCGACCAGGGCGGAACCTGCACCGCCATCCCATCGCTGGTGGCGGAGCAGCAGATGGATGTCTCCCGCATCAAGGTGCGCCGCTATCCGGTGCGGGAGGTGCAGGGCAATGTCTGGATCTGGATGGGCGAGGGCGAGCCCGCGATGGAGCCGCCGCGGGTCCCGCACTTCGCCGACGGGCGGGGGGCGAACATGGTGCTGTCCATGGAGTTCCCCTGCTTCCAGGACCATGCGGTGATCGGGCTGATGGACCCGGCGCACGGCCCCTATGTGCACAAGAGCTGGTTCTGGCGCAGCGAGCGCACCATGCACGAGAAGGCGAAGGCGTTCGGGCCAGCGCCCTTCGGCTTCGTCATGAAGCGACACCGCCCCTCCTCCAACTCCGCCGCCTATAAGATCCTGGGCGGAGCGCCGGAGACGGAGATCCGGTTCCAGCTTCCCGGCATCCGGATCGAACACATCCAGGTCGGCAGGCACCATGTCTGCAACCTCACCACCGTGACACCGCTGGGGCCGATGGCGACGGAGGTGACGAACCAGATGTACTGGACCATGGGCTGGGCCAGCGCCGCCAAGCCCCTGCTCCGCCCCTTCGCCGCCAAGTTCCTGCGCCAGGACCGGGACGTGGTGGTGATGCAGCAGCAGGGGCTGCGCCACGACCCGTCGCTGATGCTGATCAAGGATGCCGACACCCAGGCCCGCTGGTACTACCAGCTCAAGAACGAGTGGGTCCGGGCCAGGGAGGAAGGGCGGGAGTTCCGCAATCCGGTCAAGGACGTCACGCTCCGCTGGCGGAGTTGACCCGGCCCGGGGCCGCCCGCACAACCCAGCCCACCGCCGCGGCGGCCTTGTTCCCTCCCTGGCGCGGTGCTAGATGCAGCGCACAATGAATACGCTCTTCGCCCGCATCACCGACCCGGCCGCCCGCCTGCCCGGCCAGCCGGCCCCGCAGCCGCAGCCGCAGCCTCTGGCCGCGCGCCCGCTGACCCGGCTGTTCGTCCGCGACCTGGTGGTGCCGGCGGTGGTGGGCATCTATGAGCATGAGAAGACCACGCCGCAGCGGCTGCGGGTCAATCTGGAGCTGGGCGTGCTGGACCGGGCCGCCGACGGGCGCGACGCCATCGGCGCCGTGGTCAGCTACGAGGACGCGCTGAAGCGGGTTGCCGCCATCATCGCCGAGCGGCATGTGAACCTGCTGGAGACGCTGGCGGAGACCATCTGCCGCCGCATGCTGGAGGATGGCCGGGTCCAGACCGCCACCGTCCGCCTGGAAAAGCTCGACGCCTTCCCCGAGTGCGCCGCCGTCGGCATCGAGATCACCCGCAGCCGCGGGTGATCCCCGGGGGCGGCCGCCCGCCCCTACTCCACCCCGCCGGCCAGCACCTTGACCTTGAACTCGCCCTTCTCCCGCAGGGTCTGAACCACCTTCTCGGCGTGCTTCTTCGACCGGCACTCGATGGTCAGGTCGATGTCGGTGGCCTTGACGGTGGCGGTGGTGAAGAGGCGCTGGTGCATGGCCTCGATGATGTTGCCGCCGGCCTCGCCCACCAGGCTGGTGATCTTGCCCAGCGCGCCGGGGCGGTCCGGCACCACGATGCGCACGGCGATCAGCCGGCTTTCGCGGACGAGCTGGCGCATGATCACCTGGGCCAGCAGGCGGCTGTCGATGTTGCCGCCGCAGAGCACCAGCCCGACCTTCTTGCCCTGGAACAGATGCGGGTGGTTCAGCACCGCCGCCAGCCCGGCGGCCCCGGCCCCTTCCGCCACCGTCTTCTCGATGTTGAGGAACAGGGCCACGGCCCGCTCCACCTCCTCGTCGGGGACCAGCACGACCTCGTCCACCAGGGCGCGCACGATCTCGGTGGTGAGCGCGCCCACCTTCTTGACGGCGATGCCCTCCGCGATGGTGTCGCCACCCACCTCGATGGGCAGGCCGCGCAGGGCCTGGTACATGGCCGGATAGGCCTCCACCTCCACCCCCACCACCTGGATGCCGGGCTTCAGCGCCTTGGCCGCGGTGGCGATGCCGGAGATCAGGCCGCCGCCGCCGATGGGCACCACCAGCACGTCCAGCTCGGGTGCCGCCTCCAGCATCTCCAGCGCCACGGTGCCCTGGCCGGCGATGACGTCGCGGTCGTCATAGGGGTGGACGAAGACCAGCCCCTCCTCCCGCGCCAGCCGCTCCGCCTCGGCCGCGGCCTCCACCAGCGTGTTGCCCATCAGCACGACGCGGGCGCCGTGGCCCTCCGTCAGCTCCACCTTGATGAAGGGCGTGCCCTCCGGCATCACGATGGTGGCGGGAATGCCGAGCCGGCCGGCATGGTAGGCGACGCCCTGGGCATGGTTGCCCGCCGACATGGCGATGACGCCCCGCGCCCGCTCCTCCGCCGTCAGCTTGCGCAGCTTGTTCAGCGCCCCGCGCTCCTTGAAGCTGGCGGTGAACTGGAGGTTCTCGAACTTCACCCAGATCTCCGCCCCGCAGATGTCCGACAGCGTGCGCGACGGGATGCAGGGGGTCGCCACCAGATGCGGCGCGATGGCCATTCGGGCCTCGCGGATATCGTCCAGTGTCACGGGGAGTGCGGTGGCGGCGGCGGTGGTCATGACGGATGTTCCAGATGAAACGACTGTTCCGGTTGACTTGGCTTAGCGCAAAGCGTGCGGTTTGACCATGGGGCAGCCGGCCGGGACCGTGCCACACGCCCCTTAACGCAACAAAGGCACCGCTTGACGCACCTAAGGCGACACTAACGCAACGCTTAACGCACCATGGGGAGGGCACCTACCCGATTGATTTCACAGCATATCCGGCCCTCAACGCACCTAAGGAGACGGGGGGCCGGGGGAGTCGCGTTAAGGCGGCTCCGGCGTGGCGGGGCTGACGCCCGGTTTTCACAACTCACCAAGACACGCCCCGCCGGGTGGCGGGGCGTGGGCAGGATGGCAGAGAATAGGAATGTTGTCACGGAAGAAGGATTGAGAAATGGGGAGATGGCGGTTGATACGCGTAGGTCGCATGGAGGCGAAGCCGTAATGCGACGGGTTCGGGTGCTTGGGGTGTCGCAATACGCCTTCGGCTTCTTGCGACCTACGGGTGGGTGAGATAGATTTGCATCTCTACTTATCCGGGGTGCGGGATGCGGTATCGCCGGGATCTGAGCGAGGGGCAGACCTTCTTTTTCACTTTGGTCTGTGCCGGTCGCCGTCCCGTCTTCCATGACCCGGCCCAAATCGGCCTGCTGCGGGATGTGATCCGGGAGGTTCGGGAGGAGCGGCCGTTCGACCTCGTCGCCATGGTGGTGTGGTCATGCCCGACCATCTGCATGCCCTGTGGTCCCTGCCGCCCGGCGATGCGGCCTATTCCAGCCGTTGGCAGGCCATCAAGAGCCGCTTCAGCCGCCGGTGCGGGCTTCCCCCTGCCGAGGCGACCGCGCAGACGGCGCGGGGTGGGCGAGGCATCTGGCAGAACCGGTTCTGGGAACACCGCATCCGCGACCAGGAGGATTGGAACCGCCACCTGGACTATTTCCACTGGAATCCCGTCAGCCATGGCCATGTCGCCCACCCGCGGGATTGGCCCTGGTCCAGCTTCATGAAATTCGTGAAGGCCGGGATTTATCCGGTGGATTGGATTCCGGACCAGCCGCCCCGGCCGTGGCGAGGTGAGCCGTAGGGGGCGGGGTGTCGGTGGGTGGGGTGTCGCAATTCGGCCTTTAGCCTTCTTGCGACCTACGGGATGCGATGATCCGTAGGTCGCATGGAGCGTAGCGGCATGCGACGCTCCGATTTACGGGACGCGATGAGCCGTAGAATGCGACGCCACGGTTACTCCGCCGCCTGGGCCACTGCTGTCGGCGGGGTGCGCCAGCGGGTGAGGAGTTGGGCTTCCTCGGCCTTGGCCTTTTCCAGATGCGCGTCCTTCACATGGCCGTAGCCGCGGATCTTCTCCGGGATGCTGGCGATGTCCACGGCCAGAGCGTGATTGGCGGGGGACAGGGCCGCCAACAGCTCCTCCACCACCGCGCGGTAGTCGGCGATGAGCTGGCGTTCCAGCTTCCGCTCCGGATTGCGGGCGAAGGGGTCGAGGCGGGTGCCGCGGAGGCGCTTCAGCTTGGCCAGGGCCTTGAACATCATCCAGGTGCGCGGCCCGAACTCCTGCTTCTTCAGATGGCCGGTGGCCGGGTCGCGCGGGGCGGTGGCCGGAGGGGCGAGGTGGAACTTCAGCTTCCAGTCGCCCTCGAACTGCGCCTTGATGCCGTCCAGGAATTTGGTGTCGGTGTAGAGGCGCGCCACCTCGTACTCGTCCTTGTAGGACATCAGCTTGAAGAGGTAGCGGGCCACGGCGCGGGTCAGGTCGGTGCGGCCGGGGGTCTTGGCCGCCTCCGCCGCCTGCACCTTGGCCACGAAGTCGCCATAGGTGCGGGCATAGGCGGCGTCCTGGTAGCCGGTCAGGAACTCCACCCGGCGGGCCACCATCTCCTCCAGCGTTTCGGAGAGCTTGCGGTGGGCGTGCAGGCCGGCGGGGCCCTCATCCTTCGGGAAGGCGGCGTCCTGCACAGCCTTCAGGTCCAGCGCCGCGCGCCGGCCCCAGCGGAAGGCGTCGGTGTTCATCCGCACCGCCGCCCCGTTCATCTCGATCGCCCGCTCGATGGCCTGGGCGGAGACCGGGATCAGCCCCTGCTGCCAGGCGTAGCCCAGCATGAAGAGGTTGGTGGCGATGCTGTCGCCGCAGAGCGCGGTGGCGATTTTCGTGGCATCGAGGGAGGCGACCTGGTCGGTGCTGCCGGCGGCGCGGGCGATGGTGGTCACCAGATTGTCGGCGCCGATGCGGGCATCGGGGTTGGTGACGAAGGCGGCGGTCACCGCCTCCGCCGTGTTGACCACGGCGCGGGTGTGGCCGGCCCGCAGCTTGGACAGGCTGTCGGCATTGGCCGCCACCACCACGTCGCAGGCCAGCAGCACGTCGGCCCCGCCGGAGACGATGCGGTTGGCGTGGATGTCCGTGGGCTTCTCCGCGATGCGGAGATGGCTGGTCACCGCCCCGCCCTTCTGCGCCAGGCCGGCCATGTCCATGGCGGTGAAGCCGCGGCCTTCCAGATGCGTC comes from the Indioceanicola profundi genome and includes:
- the folB gene encoding dihydroneopterin aldolase; its protein translation is MQRTMNTLFARITDPAARLPGQPAPQPQPQPLAARPLTRLFVRDLVVPAVVGIYEHEKTTPQRLRVNLELGVLDRAADGRDAIGAVVSYEDALKRVAAIIAERHVNLLETLAETICRRMLEDGRVQTATVRLEKLDAFPECAAVGIEITRSRG
- a CDS encoding aromatic ring-hydroxylating oxygenase subunit alpha, giving the protein MAEPNFLLQDIWYFALPGQELKPGTMRAKSLLDQPVLLGRTAAGEVFALRDICPHRGIPLSCGRFDGREVECRYHGWRFDQGGTCTAIPSLVAEQQMDVSRIKVRRYPVREVQGNVWIWMGEGEPAMEPPRVPHFADGRGANMVLSMEFPCFQDHAVIGLMDPAHGPYVHKSWFWRSERTMHEKAKAFGPAPFGFVMKRHRPSSNSAAYKILGGAPETEIRFQLPGIRIEHIQVGRHHVCNLTTVTPLGPMATEVTNQMYWTMGWASAAKPLLRPFAAKFLRQDRDVVVMQQQGLRHDPSLMLIKDADTQARWYYQLKNEWVRAREEGREFRNPVKDVTLRWRS
- a CDS encoding threonine ammonia-lyase — encoded protein: MTTAAATALPVTLDDIREARMAIAPHLVATPCIPSRTLSDICGAEIWVKFENLQFTASFKERGALNKLRKLTAEERARGVIAMSAGNHAQGVAYHAGRLGIPATIVMPEGTPFIKVELTEGHGARVVLMGNTLVEAAAEAERLAREEGLVFVHPYDDRDVIAGQGTVALEMLEAAPELDVLVVPIGGGGLISGIATAAKALKPGIQVVGVEVEAYPAMYQALRGLPIEVGGDTIAEGIAVKKVGALTTEIVRALVDEVVLVPDEEVERAVALFLNIEKTVAEGAGAAGLAAVLNHPHLFQGKKVGLVLCGGNIDSRLLAQVIMRQLVRESRLIAVRIVVPDRPGALGKITSLVGEAGGNIIEAMHQRLFTTATVKATDIDLTIECRSKKHAEKVVQTLREKGEFKVKVLAGGVE
- a CDS encoding REP-associated tyrosine transposase, with the translated sequence MPDHLHALWSLPPGDAAYSSRWQAIKSRFSRRCGLPPAEATAQTARGGRGIWQNRFWEHRIRDQEDWNRHLDYFHWNPVSHGHVAHPRDWPWSSFMKFVKAGIYPVDWIPDQPPRPWRGEP